Genomic DNA from Perognathus longimembris pacificus isolate PPM17 chromosome 6, ASM2315922v1, whole genome shotgun sequence:
GTCCCGGGCGCCCACCCTGGAGACAAGCATGCTTCGGATCTCCGCCCTTCTAATGCCCAGCTGGGCCATTGCCAGCCTCCACCGGCCTAGCCATACCTGCTAGCAAGTTCCTTCCTCATAGGCCCCAGTCCCTGCTCCCTACCCTCTAGGgccctgtttttaaattttttattattataaagatgatgtacagaggggttacagttatatgtctttaaaatattattgttactctaaagatgatatacagaagggctatagttacataagtctggtaaagagtccattttttttttttggacaacgtctccccttccctccccctcccccagtttttttcctcccatccccacctacaagttggatagtttattttcaacatagtgtccagggAGTacccctgctgcatttgttcaccctttgtccctcctctTGTTAGGGAACTTTTGGGGGGAAATGTCACCCCCTTCCAGAGAACTAGTCTTCCTATTGCCTGCTTGGGGCCAGAGGTTGAGTCACCTTGGTTGCTACCCCCTCAGTGTGGGTCATGCTGTGTGCTGGGATTTTGTGTCATAATCATGGTAGACATTAGCTGCAGGCACTGTTtcaacaatgccacttctggttttctggtgattaattggagatgagtctcatcaactttcctgcctgggctggcttcaaactgccatcctcagacctcagcctcctgagtagcaagggttgcaggcgtgagccactggtgcttggcaaaGGTGGAAAATAGTACATAGCCACGACAGAGATCACCCAGACAAAATATACTGACTGAAGTTGGGGTCCAGTGAGGGTGCATGTCTGGCCCCTTATCCCATAGCCAGTTGTCCCTAGGATGTTGAAATAATCCAAGGTGGGTAGGGGAAGGACTTACCTGCTCCTATACCAACCATTGCCCTGTCCCTATTGCCCGTCATCCTGGCCCCAGGAGGATGGATTGCTGAAAGTCATGCATAGGTAGGGAcagagctgttttttgttttctgggtgttttttgtttttgttttttgccagtcctagggcttgaactcagggcctgggcattgtccctgagctgcttttgctcaaggctagcactctaccacttgagccacagcaccactttcgactttttctgtttatgtggtgatgaggaatcaaacctagggctttctgcatgctaggcaagcactctaccactaagccacattcccagccccacagctccGTTTGCAAGCATTAGACTGCCTCTCATACAAGAGCCAGACTGCCTGGGTCTAAAGCTCGAGGCTGCCTTTGCTGACTGTGCAAGACACATCACTGCTCAGACAGGGCTACTGGACAACCAGTAGGTGGTCAATAATTGCTCACTCTGGACTGATGTCCAATGCCAGGACTCAGAGACACTCAGACTTGGGCTGGGTTCAAGAATAAACTTTATTGTCTCTCAGGAAAGGGGTTCTAGTTGGGTGTGTCTCTGGGCAGGGTCACCGAgccgtgcacgcgcacacggtaCAAGCAGGTGAAGCGCGCGTTCCCCCAGTTGCTTGAGATCTTCACCATGATGGCACCAAAGCTCCGGGGTGGATGGTTCTAGAGCAAGGAACCAGAGATGCCACTCACCCACAGGCCCCACTCTGCCTGGGTTAGGGGCATTTGAGAGTGGAAGAGAATGCTCCCATTTGACAGGGAGGAAAACTAAGGTCCAGAGAAGGGAATGGACTGTCCCAAGGCCATGCAGCACTGAGGGCCAGGACAGGAGGAAGGACGGACATAACTGACTGAAGGAAAACATCCCAGGCTTGGAGCCGTGGTGACGTAGGGGCTGTGAGACCCGAGCTAGCCCTtattcctctctggcctgtttcccccATGGGTGATGGGAGACGTACTGGCCTCCTCCCGGGACTGCTATGAAAGGAGCCGAGCAgttggtgctggaggctcaccaCCCCTGGCACCAGGTGAACACTAAGTGCAATGCCCTCCTCTGCCCCTCTGGCAGGAGAAGCCTCCTTAGGACACGGCATTGGGGAGGCTTGGCCCTGGGGATCTCACTGCATGGTCTCAACCTCCCAGGGAAAtgcagaaggggaaactgaggctcaagacTACACAGGATTTATGTCTGGGCTGAGGTTTAGGCCAGTGTTGGCTGCATTCCCAAGCCTGGCCACATCTTCTGGTCTGCAATGCCTCCTTcccacctcagtttcctcacctgtgatggggggaggggggagtggctCCCAGTATGGGGAAATAAATTTGGAGCCAGCATCCTCCAACAGAGGCCCCAGGTGGCACTGGGGAGGACTCTGGGGCCCTGAGGAACAGGAAGGATGGGCTTGACCTGCTGGATCTTtctagggtatttttttttttttttattttggcggTTGTTCTTGGCCCTGGATAGCAGCAACAtcactctgagcctcagtttccttttctgccaAGCAGCTTGGTAACCATTGTTACTGGGGTGTGGGGCCCTGGTTACAGCTGCATACTGGGCATGCTCAGTGGGTGTTCTCCCCACCCCTCGCGGCTCCCTCAGGTACCTGGAGTGGGAACATCTGAATGGTGTTTTCTGGCTGAAACTGGAACGCCCCCAGGAACACTTCCTCCTTGGAGGGGTTCTCCATGCCCTGGGGACCAGACAAAGAGAAGGCATGAGACACAGCAGGGCTGACGCTGGTGCACCTGCCGGGCCAGGGGGCTCCCACCCAGGTGGGTGGCACAGGCCCCATCATGGACAGGAAAAGAGCCGCCCGGGAGTCAGCGGCTGAGCCTCTTCTAACTGCTGCTCCTTTGTAAAGTGGAGGTGCTTCCCCCGCCTTTCTCTAGGCCCTATTGTATTGAGAAAACCCAGACATCCCCAGAAAAACAGTTTATGGGTCACCATGGAGTCTTCTAGCTTTGAAAATCCCGGGACTGAACTCCAGTGGCCATCTGTACTTTTGTTGCAAGGTGACAATTGTCCCCAACCTCATCATTCTCCACCCTCCCCCAgtcttcccccaccctccctgctccccaggaCTGTGAGAATTGTGGGGGTGGTCTCTGAAGCCACAAGTGCCCCTTAGTCCCTTAGCCAAGCCTGGCTTCCTGTTGGGGTGCCCTCACATAGATGACGAAGTCCTTgggggcagtgtccaggcagcCGGACAGCGAGATGGTCTTGGGGATGTGTTGCAAGGTGACATTGGTCAGGTAGACCTTCTGGGCCAATCGGATGGTCACCTGGCCGTGGTCACCTGCGAAGGCCCAGCAGTTGCCAGGCGTCATGTTGGGCTGGAAGAGGCAGGGCAAGGAGGGTGATGGTGGGTAGGGTGTCCCCAGCCCCGGCGAAGGAGCCAGGCATTCCTGTCCATAGTGAGGTGCAGCACCACTGCCTTCCCATAGTGCAGCGAGGGCGGGGGACCTCGTAGGGCCTCCCTGCCTCCAATTGCTCCCTGTGGAATGCACCCATCTGGCCACTCATTCACTCATGACTCTCTTATCCCATCCACTGCTGTTCATGTGGTCTCGCGACCATCCTGCCGTTGGGTGTTGTCACCGACCCCCTCAATTGTGAGGCAGGATTGGGTAGGGGCGAGGAGCTCAGGTTTGAATTCCCTCTCTACCATATTTCTGGGACCCGCGGTGTGGCTGCAGCCAGGTGACCTGGTTCCTTGAGCTCTGATGCCACCCTTTCCAAAGTGGAGACAGCCAGGGCCCCAGAGTGGGCCTCAAGGGTGCCACACCTCAGCCCTCACCTTGCCCACGGTCTCTACCATGGTGGCGCCCCATCTCTGTCTCCtgttcccctgccctccctccctccctctcccgccGCCTCTGCCAGCTTCCGTTcccaccctgcccctgccccgccaGGACCCTTTTCCCGCTGTGGCTTGCCTCGAGGATCACGTCGGGGGGCTGAGCATAGTTCCACAGCCGGATCCAGTTCCAGTAGGAGCGGGCCTTGTCGTGGTGGTAAGTGGGTGACGTGTGCTCAAAGTCAATGCTGGCACCTGCGCAAGAGTGGGGCTCAGCCTCTGCCGAAGGCAGTTCCTGCACGGACTGGTTCCTCCTCGGTCATTGGGCCCTGGCTGGATCTCCGCGTCCCCCTTAGGCAGTGGGAGTGAGGACAGTCCCCGCCATAGCAGCAGTTAAGAGCCGCCACCTGACGGGCTGTGTGTGGACAGAGCCAGGCCTGGCCCGGAGCTGTTTGCGCTGTGTGTACCTGCCAGGCCATGCCCTGGTGGCTGGGTCTATACTCAGCCCtcagggggccgggggggggggcttggcccCAGGCTGAGGGGAGCTGAGGCTCTGGGGTAGGGCTAATGCGGACTCTACATTTTCTGAGCCCGGGGTGCCCATGCTGGCTGATGCTGCCTGGTGAGGAGGCCCCATGCACCCCATGGCTCCAGCCGCTCCTCACCCCTCCCAGCTGGCAGCCACTTGGCCTTGTGAGCATCCTTCCAGAGGTATCTTTCACATGTCCCCTCAGGCCACAGCCTTCCCAATGCACTGAGCTTCACCCAAACGTCCTCTTGCCGTTCCTGCTCTCAACGCTGACTCCTGACCACAACTGGGCTCCCCCGCGCCCCAGAGCTCTGCTGACCTGTGCCTTTGGGGAGTAGTGAGTGGATGAGATGCAGAGGGGCCAGGCAGAGTTGAGAATCATGGAGTCCACCCCCCCAATCCCCATATAGACcccaggagagaaaacaaaactgtaaCAAGAAAGGCGGCTGGGAGCAGTCAGTTGGGAGGATGAATTTTCCTAGCAGCAGGTTTCAGGTTGGCCGTCCCATGGCGCCCCCACCTCTGAAAGGTTTCTGAGGCCCCCCGAGGTGGACAGGTCAGGGAGAGGCCACCACGTACCTATAGACTTCAGGGCAAAGTCTGGCTTTTCGATGTAATCGCCTTGAATCATCTTCACTATTTTCTGGGTCATCTTTTCCTGTGAAGGCAGAGAAGGCAAGCTGTGTCTTGCTGTGTGTATCTTCAACAGGCGGCAGATGGCCTCAGGAGCCCGTCCTCTCCCTGTCCTGCAGGGGCCATGGCTGGCGCTGCCCCGGGCACCACACTGCGAGGAGACCCTTTGATGGGCTTTCACGTTTGCTGTGGCTGGATGCTGCACGGGGGTCCCAGAGTCTGTGAGTTCAAGGGCAGGGGCTTGACAATCAGGCTGATTCTTACTGCTGTGGGGGTCTTGTGCCATTGGTGTCCCTGCATCTTGATTTCTGATCTATAACATCAGATCAGACCTATAAGATCTATAAGGTGGGGTGCCAGTCCTACCTATAGTTTACAGTTTGGGGAACCATGGATTAGAGAGATCTATAAGGCTCCTACTAGATGCCAGGACTATGCTCAGCTTCCCAACCATTCACTCCAATCCCCCATGGCCTCCCTAGGAAGTTCATGCTGTTATCACTCCTCTTTGGAGATGCTGATACTGAACCATGAGGGGTGAGGAGTAACAGCTGATGAGAGGCAGAGCCCACAGCCTGGTCCCAGGCTCTCAACCCCATGCTGTGCGGCTGGATACAGTCTGAAACGCATGCAGCCCAGTTGCTGCATAGCCAGTGCCGGCTACTCTTGTTATTTGACTTCACAGTTGGGGCTGATTCTGTTTTCCAGTGATGGGTATAACAAGGTCCTCACCCTATCCTCGTCTTTTACCCCCACCATCttcccggggtggggaggggagttggTGATGGGGGGATGCAAGCTCATGGAAGTCACTCATGGAAGCCAGCCCACGTGAACGAGCCATGGGTGGGCGCTTTGGTCCACAGCCAGAGTCGTCAGCCAGCATCGGTCTCTAGATGCTCCCGGGAAGCGGTGAACCCTGTGGGGAGCAGCCCTGTCACCCTGCTCGCTTGGCCCACAGCCCCTCTGAGCATGAAATGATCGTCCCACACCACAGAGTCAGGGAGGCTGTCATGCAGCTGTGGGAACTAGAACAGGTGTCCCAGGGCAGTGATTGTGACTATTTTATGGATGTGGAAATGGAGGCTCAGAAAGATTGATAACCTACCCAAGATCACACAGTTCCCAAGTGCAAAACATCTCCAACCTTCACCCTGCACTTGAGCAAAATCTTCCTGTTTCCTCAAAACCAGTCTCAACTCCAAGAAAGTTCTCCAGTGTTCTCCACCCATCTGCCTCTAAGATTACTGGGGGGCTCTGGCATAGGTGCTTCATGACCGTATAGCACTTAGGATTCCATTTACATGAGAATCCAGAGCTGGCAAGACTAACCTAGTAGTCAGAAGTATGAACAGTTGTTGTCCTAGGGCTATCCCACATGGGAAGAGCACTGAGGCAGAACACCTGCATTCAGGTGTGGGTAGAATCACATGGCCAGGtgcacttttgttttattttgtcatacaGCTAAGGTCTATCTTAATAAGGCAAAAGTCAGAGGGTCTCTGGCCCAGAACTAGCAGGTAGAGTTAGATCAGACTTAGATTATGTGTGTACAGACGATGAATGCTAAGACTTCCTCCCTATTCTTCCTTGGGGAATTCTCCACCCTAGGTTATTTGTATCCGATGGAGAACTTTCTTGGAGTTGAGACTGGTTTTGAGGAAACAGGAAGATTTTGCTCAAGTGCAGGGTGAAGGTtggagatgttttttttttttttttttttttggccagtcctgggccttggtctcagggcctgagcactgtccctggcttcttcccgctcaaggctagcactctgccacttgagccacagcgccgcttctggccgttttctgtatatgtggtgctggggaatcgaacctagggcctcgtgtatccgaagcaggcactcttgccactaggctatatccccagcccggagatGTTTTGCACTTGGGAGCTGTGTGATCTCAGGTAGGTTATCAATCTTTCTGAGCCTCCATTTCCACATCCATAAAATAATCACAATCACTGCCCTGGGACACCTGTTCTAGTTCCCACAGCTGCATGACAGCCTTCCTGACTCTGTGGTGTGGGACGATCATTTCATGCTCAGAGGGGCTGTGGGCCAAGCGAGCAGGGTGACAGGGCTGCTCCCCACAGGGTTCACCAAGGA
This window encodes:
- the Sun5 gene encoding SUN domain-containing protein 5, with the translated sequence MPRSSRNLGDPCSLPSEDVIYTTRPRRGQQRVRSNYRMAEETSPVIRDAFLLPVRVNTPGVNLTQFMLGHMSWFTYLACFLRTQAQQVLFNTCRCKQLCQKLMEKTGLLVLCAFGFWMFSMHLPSKMEVWQDDSINSPMQSLRMYQEKVRYHSGEIQDLRGSLNLLLARLQQMEAMSDEEKMTQKIVKMIQGDYIEKPDFALKSIGASIDFEHTSPTYHHDKARSYWNWIRLWNYAQPPDVILEPNMTPGNCWAFAGDHGQVTIRLAQKVYLTNVTLQHIPKTISLSGCLDTAPKDFVIYGMENPSKEEVFLGAFQFQPENTIQMFPLQNHPPRSFGAIMVKISSNWGNARFTCLYRVRVHGSVTLPRDTPN